A window from Hymenobacter volaticus encodes these proteins:
- a CDS encoding glycosyltransferase family 2 protein — protein MLVACIKYAFSNTSIGCLGSLSADWLQALGSFKPFSENSTTINKHNEKLRMQVFSKVIHDELERIPSTPPLIDPVPPHVRRPQWSIMIPTYNCLTFLQETIECVLAQAPGPAEMQIVVVDDCSTDGDVESLVKRVGQNRVEYFCQKRNVGSLRNFETCINLSSGEWVHILHGDDLVMPGFYLEIEQLFQQYPETGAAFTNSASTIGSDRKLHLRPLLASSPGVLNDFLIQNAQKLRLQPPSIVVKRKVYEQLGGFYAVHYGEDWEMWTRIAAYYPVAYSPKCLALYRYRINNSITQLAITNGQNIRDIIKVIDIMQGYVPASEREKLKTNARREYALYCVSLANSLMETNRAAALIQARGALEMSTDFQVYLAFIKYFIKYIIGYEKFRDLWQK, from the coding sequence TTAGGCAGTTTTAAGCCCTTCTCCGAAAATTCAACTACAATCAACAAGCACAATGAGAAACTAAGGATGCAGGTATTCTCTAAAGTAATACATGATGAGCTTGAACGGATACCCAGCACACCACCGCTGATTGATCCAGTGCCACCTCATGTTCGCAGGCCTCAATGGTCAATAATGATTCCTACTTACAACTGCTTGACATTTTTGCAGGAAACTATTGAATGCGTATTGGCCCAAGCTCCAGGACCGGCAGAAATGCAGATAGTAGTAGTAGACGATTGCAGCACTGATGGGGATGTTGAGTCTTTGGTGAAACGTGTCGGTCAGAACAGGGTGGAGTATTTCTGTCAGAAGCGGAATGTGGGTAGTTTACGAAACTTTGAAACGTGTATAAACCTCTCGAGTGGGGAGTGGGTACATATCCTGCACGGAGATGACTTGGTTATGCCCGGGTTTTATTTGGAAATAGAGCAGCTCTTTCAACAATATCCTGAAACTGGTGCTGCTTTTACCAATTCAGCAAGCACTATTGGCAGTGATAGAAAACTGCATTTACGTCCCTTGCTAGCGTCATCTCCCGGTGTATTAAACGACTTTCTGATACAAAATGCACAGAAACTTCGCCTGCAACCGCCTTCCATTGTTGTAAAGCGGAAAGTATACGAGCAACTTGGTGGATTTTACGCGGTGCATTACGGCGAAGACTGGGAGATGTGGACTCGCATTGCCGCATACTACCCCGTAGCATATTCGCCTAAATGCTTAGCACTCTATCGGTATAGGATCAATAATAGCATCACCCAATTAGCTATTACAAATGGACAGAATATACGTGACATTATTAAAGTAATTGATATTATGCAAGGCTATGTTCCAGCGAGCGAGCGAGAAAAATTAAAAACAAATGCTCGACGTGAATACGCATTGTATTGCGTATCACTAGCCAACTCATTGATGGAAACCAATAGAGCCGCTGCCTTGATTCAGGCTCGAGGCGCGTTAGAAATGAGTACAGATTTTCAGGTTTATCTTGCTTTTATAAAATACTTTATAAAATATATAATTGGTTATGAAAAATTCCGTGATCTGTGGCAGAAATAG